In the Nocardia asteroides genome, CGGCGCTGCGCGACCACGAGGGCAGGCTGCTCGCGCTGCCCACCGCCGAGAACACCGTGGCCGCCTGCCTGGACTCGATTCGCAGGGCGCGCGCGCTGCGCCGCTCGGCGGCGAAGTTCAACACCAACCGGATCGTCATGTACATCTGGCCGCCGGTCGACCTGACCAGGGCCGAGCTGGACACGCTCGTCGAGCGCATCCAGCCGGCCGGTGCCGGGCTGGAGGAGATCCTGATCATCGCGCGGCACACCGAGCCGAAGACCGGTGAGCTGGTCAAGGTCGCGGTGCGGATCGGCTTCGACCAGACCGGCACCACCGTGCGCATCGGCGAGCGCACCGACGAGGCGGTCGAGCCGCTGGACGAGTACCGGCAGAAGGTGCTGCGCGCCGCGAGCCGCAACACCGTCTACCCGTACGAACTCACCGGCCTGCTGGGCGATTTCGCCGAGTACGACCTGGACGCCGCGCACGCGCTGGTCCCGGTCGACCGGCCGAAGGGCCGCAACAAGGCGGCGATCGTCGCGGGCGTGGTCAGCACGAAGACCGCGCATCATCCGGACGGCGTCACCCGCGTGGTGCTGCTCGGCGACCCGATCAAGTCGCTGGGCGCGCTCTCCGAGCCGGAGTGCCGCCGGGTGATCGCGGCGCTGGACCTGGCCGAGCAGATGCGGGTGCCGCTGGAGTGGTACGCGCTCTCCTCCGGGGCCCGGATCTCGATGGACTCCGGCACCGAGAACATGGACTGGGTGGCGGCCGCGCTCAAGCGGATCGTCGAGTTCACCCAGGACGGCGGCGAGATCAACATCGTGGTCACCGGTATCAACGTCGGCGCGCAGCCGTACTGGAACGCCGAGGCCACCATGCTCATGCACACCAAGGGCGTTCTGGTGATGACGCCGGATTCGGCCATGGTGCTCACCGGCAAGCAGGCGCTGGACTTCTCCGGCGGCGTCTCGGCCGAGGACAACTTCGGCATCGGCGGCTACGACCGGGTCATGGGCCCGAACGGCCAGGCGCAGTACTGGGCGCCGAACCTGACCGCCGCCCGCGACGTGCTGATGGCGCACTACGACCACACCTACATCGCGCCCGGTGAGCAGTCGCCGCGCCGCGTGCCGACCACCGACCCGGTCGGCCGCGACATCTCCGATTTCCCGCACACCGCGGCGGACAGCGATTTCAGCACGGTCGGCGAGATCTTCTCGGTGGCCAAGAACCCGGATCGCAAGAAGCCGTTCGACATCCGCACCGTCATGCGGGCCGTCGCCGACCAGGACCACGAGGTGCTGGAGCGCTGGGCGGGCATGGCCGACGCCGATACCGCGGTGGTGCAGGACGCGCGGCTGGGCGGCATCCCGGTCTGCCTGGTCGGCATCGAGTCGCGCGGGGTGCCGCGGCGCGGCTTCCCGTCCACCGACGGGCCGGACACCTACACCGCGGGCACGCTCTTCCCGCGGTCGGCGAAGAAGACCGCGCGGGCGATCAACGCGGCCAGCGGCAACCGGCCGCTGGTGGTGCTGGCCAACCTGTCCGGCTTCGACGGCTCCCCGGAGTCCATGCGCAAGCTGCAGCTGGAGTACGGCGCCGAGATCGGCCGGGCCATCGTCAACTTCGACGGCCCGATCGTCTTCACCGTGATCTCCCGGTACCACGGCGGCGCCTTCGTGGTGTTCTCCAAGACGCTGAACCCGAACATGACGGTGCTGGCGCTGGAGGGCTCCTTCGCCTCCGTGCTCGGCGGTGCCCCCGCCGCGGCCGTGGTGTTCTCGCACGAGGTGAACAAGCGCACCGCCGCCGACTCCCGGATCCGGGATCGGGAGGACCAGCTCGGCACGCTGGCAGGCACCGAGCGGGCCGCGCTCGCCGCCGAGCTGGACGAGCTCCGCGGGTCGGTGCGGGCCGAGAAGCTGGGCCAGGTCGCGGCCGAGTTCGACGCGGTGCACAGCATCCAGCGCGCCGTCCAGGTCGGCTCGGTCGACGCGATCATCTCCGCCGCCGAGCTGCGGCCGAAGATCATCGAGGCGATCGAGGCCAAGCTCGACGGCTGACCCGTTCGACGCCGAGGGCCGCCCGCTGGATTCAGCGGGCGGCCCTCGGGCATTTCGGCCGGGCGGCTCAGGCCCGGCCGAAGACCAGGGCCGTGTTGTGGCCGCCGAAGCCGAACGAGTTGTTCACCGCGTAGTCGATGCGGCCGCGGCGCGGCGCGCCTGCGACGATGTCGAGCGGAACCGCCGGGTCCTGGTTCTCCAGGTTCAGGGTGGGCGGGATGATCTCGTCGCGCAGGCTGAAGACGGTGAGCACCGACTCCAGTGCGCCGGAGGCGCCGATGGAGTGGCCGAGCGCCGATTTCGGCGCGTACACCGCCGGGTGCGTGCCCACCGCGTTCGCGATCGCCGACGCCTCCGCGGTGTCCCCGATCGGGGTGGCGGTGGCGTGCGCGTTCACGTGCCCGATATCGGAGCCCGCCAGCCCGGCCCGGCCCAGCGCCTTGGTGATGGCGCGCGCCGCGCCCGCGCCCTCCGGGTCCGGCGCCACCAGGTGGAAGCCGTCCGAGGTGACGCCCGCGCCGAGCAGCCGGGCCAGGATCGTCGCGCCGCGGGCCCGCGCGTGCGCCTCGGTCTCCAGTACCAGCAGCGCACCGGCCTCACCGAAGACGAAGCCGTCCCGGTCGGCGTCGAACGGCCGCGAGGCCGCGGCCGGGTCGTCGTTGCGGGTGCTCATGGCCCGCATCATGGAGAACGCCGCGATCGGCACCGGGTCGATGTAGCCCTCGACGCCGCCGGTCACCACGATGTCGGCGTCGCCCATGGCGATCATCTGCCAGGCGTTCGCGATCGCCTCCGACCCGGAGGAGCAGGCCGACACCGGCGTCACCACCCCGGCCCGCGCCCTCAGCTCCAGCCCGACCACCGCGGACGGCCCGTTCGGCATCATCATCTGCACCGCCAGCGGCGAGATCTTGCGATACCCGTGCCGCACCAGCGCATCCCGCGCGGCGACCACCGCGTCGCCGCCGCCCTGCCCGGTGCCGATGGCCACCGCCAGCCGGTCCCGATCCACCTCCGGGCTGCCCGCGGCCGCCCACACCTGCCTGCCGAGCACCGTCGCCAGCTGCTCCACGTAGGCGAGCCTGCGCAGCTCGACCCGGGAGAGCTCGGTGCTCGGCGGCACCTTCAGCGAACCGCCGATCCGTACCGGCAGCTCGTGCTCGGCGACCCACGGCTGGTCCAGCTTCGTGATCCCGGACTCGCCCGCGAGCAGCCTGCGCCAGGTCTCGTCGGCGGTGCCCGCCAGCGAGGTCGTCGCCGCCACCGCGGTGACCACCACATCCGGCCAGCTCCCGTCCGCGGCGAACGGATTGCGTACCGTCACAGTCAACTCCCCTTCTCCCGCCCGACCCCAGCCACCCTACGGACGCCCGCGCGCGGCGCGCAGCCCGCAGGGCTTCGCCTGGCGCGCGGAGTCAGCCGGCTCAGCCAATCAGCGAATTTCCAGCAACGCTCCCGTATAGTTCGGGACGACCTCCAGCACGTCCCCCGGACCGCACGGAGCTCCATGGACACCGACAAGACCGCGACCCGCACCATGTCGCTGCCGACCCTGGCCGCCATGGTGGTCGGCTCCATGGTCGGTGCCGGGGTCTTCTCGCTGCCCCGCAACTTCGGCCAGGCCACCGGCGGCTTCGGCGCGCTCGTCGCGTGGACCATCGCGGGCAGCGGAATGCTCATGCTGGCCTTCGTCTTCCAGCGGCTGGCCATCCGCCGCCCCGACCTGGACGCGGGGATCTACGCCTACGCCAAGGCGGGCTTCGGCGAGTACCCCGGCTTCTTCGCCGCCTTCGGCTTCTGGGCCAGCACCTGCGTCGGCAACGTCACCTACTGGGTGCTGATCAAGTCGACGCTCGGGCAGGTGCTGCCGATCTTCGGCGAGGGCAACACGGTGCCCGCGGTGCTGCTGTCGTCGGTCTTCATCTGGCTGTTCCACACGATGGTGCTGCGCGGGGTCAGGGAGGCCGCCGCGATCAACCGGATCGTCACGATCGCCAAGCTGGTGCCGATCCTCTGCTTCGTGGTGATCGCGCTCTTCTACTTCGACGCGAGCGTCTTCGCCGACAACTTCTGGGGCGGCGAGGCGTACAGCGAGTCGCTGTTCGAGCAGGTGCGCTCGACCATGCTGGTCACCGTCTTCGTCTTCCTCGGCATCGAGGGCGCCAGCGTCTACTCGCGCTACGCGCGCCGCCGGGAGGACGTCGGCCGCGCCACCGTGCTCGGATTCCTCAGTGTGCTCGCCATTTTCGCCTCGGTGACCATGGTCGCCTACGGCATCCTGCCGCGCGCCGACCTGGCCGTCACCCGGCAGCCGTCCATGGCCCCGGTCCTGGAGTCGGTGGTCGGGCCGTGGGGGGCCTGGTTCATCAGCATCGGGCTGATCATCTCGGTGCTCGGCGCCTACCTGGCCTGGACGCTGCTCGCCGCCGAGGTGCTCTTCGTCGCCGCGCAGGACCACGACATGCCGAAGTGGCTGGCGCGCAGCAACGGGCAGGGCGTGCCATCGGCGGCGCTGCTGCTGACCACGCTGATGATCCAGGCGGTACTGGTGGTCACGCTCTTCTCCGAGGACGCCTTCGCCTTCACCCTGCAACTCACCAGCGTGCTCTCCCTGGTGCCGTACCTGCTCGCCGCCGGGTTCGCGCTGCAGCTCGCGCTCGGCGACGGGCGGCCGGGCCGCGGCCTCGCCGTCGCCGCCCTGGCCACCCTGTACACCGCGTTCCTCGTGTTCGCGGCAGGCGCGGACAACCTGCTGCTCGCCTGCCTGGTCTACGCGCCCGGCTCGATCCTGTTCGTGCTGACCCGCCGCGAGCAGGGCAGGCGGCCGTTCGCCGGCACCGAGTGGGTGCTGCTCGCCGTCTCGGTGGCGGGGGCGGTCGCCGGGATCGTGGCACTGGCGACCGGAACCATCACCATCTGACAAGGAGACGCCGTGACGGAATTCGGTGTGCACTCGGAGGTCGGCACCCTGCGCTCGGTGCTGGTCTGCGCGCCCGGCCTGGCGCACGAGCGGCTGACCCCGTCGAACTGCGACGACCTGCTCTTCGACGACGTGCTCTGGGTGCAGAACGCCCAGCGCGACCACTTCGACTTCGCCGCGAAGCTGCGCCAACGCGGCGTCGAGGTGCTGGAGCTGCACAACCTGCTCACCGAGACGCTCGCGCAGGACGGCGCGCGCGCCTGGATCCTGGACCGCGCCATCGTCCCGAACGAGGTCGGGCTCGGCCTGGTCGACGACACCCGCCGCTACCTGGAGACGCTCGACGACC is a window encoding:
- a CDS encoding KasA/KasB family beta-ketoacyl-ACP synthase; its protein translation is MTVTVRNPFAADGSWPDVVVTAVAATTSLAGTADETWRRLLAGESGITKLDQPWVAEHELPVRIGGSLKVPPSTELSRVELRRLAYVEQLATVLGRQVWAAAGSPEVDRDRLAVAIGTGQGGGDAVVAARDALVRHGYRKISPLAVQMMMPNGPSAVVGLELRARAGVVTPVSACSSGSEAIANAWQMIAMGDADIVVTGGVEGYIDPVPIAAFSMMRAMSTRNDDPAAASRPFDADRDGFVFGEAGALLVLETEAHARARGATILARLLGAGVTSDGFHLVAPDPEGAGAARAITKALGRAGLAGSDIGHVNAHATATPIGDTAEASAIANAVGTHPAVYAPKSALGHSIGASGALESVLTVFSLRDEIIPPTLNLENQDPAVPLDIVAGAPRRGRIDYAVNNSFGFGGHNTALVFGRA
- a CDS encoding basic amino acid/polyamine antiporter, giving the protein MDTDKTATRTMSLPTLAAMVVGSMVGAGVFSLPRNFGQATGGFGALVAWTIAGSGMLMLAFVFQRLAIRRPDLDAGIYAYAKAGFGEYPGFFAAFGFWASTCVGNVTYWVLIKSTLGQVLPIFGEGNTVPAVLLSSVFIWLFHTMVLRGVREAAAINRIVTIAKLVPILCFVVIALFYFDASVFADNFWGGEAYSESLFEQVRSTMLVTVFVFLGIEGASVYSRYARRREDVGRATVLGFLSVLAIFASVTMVAYGILPRADLAVTRQPSMAPVLESVVGPWGAWFISIGLIISVLGAYLAWTLLAAEVLFVAAQDHDMPKWLARSNGQGVPSAALLLTTLMIQAVLVVTLFSEDAFAFTLQLTSVLSLVPYLLAAGFALQLALGDGRPGRGLAVAALATLYTAFLVFAAGADNLLLACLVYAPGSILFVLTRREQGRRPFAGTEWVLLAVSVAGAVAGIVALATGTITI